From Methanobacterium congolense, one genomic window encodes:
- a CDS encoding transcription initiation factor IIB has protein sequence MKHDVSEIEKIETKCPECGSEKLINDHERGEVVCGACGLVIDDNIVDMGPEWRAFDHEQRDKRTRVGAPITYTIHDKGLSTMIDWRNKDIYGRDIPARNRAQWYRLRKWQRKIRISGATERNLAFALSELDRDSSRLGLPRSVREAASVVYRNAVENKLIRGRSIEGVVAASLYAACRRCNVPRTLDEIAEVSRVSKKEVGRTYRFLTRELKIKLPPTSPVDYVPRFASELGLSGEVQSKAIEIIEKAMEKGLTSGRGPTGVAAAALYIASVLLGERKTQRDVADIAGVTEVTIRNRYKELTEQLDMGVTL, from the coding sequence ATGAAGCATGATGTCTCTGAAATTGAGAAAATTGAAACCAAATGTCCAGAATGTGGCTCTGAAAAGCTTATAAATGATCACGAGCGTGGTGAAGTAGTATGCGGTGCATGTGGTCTTGTGATAGACGACAACATCGTTGATATGGGTCCTGAATGGAGGGCATTCGACCATGAACAGAGGGACAAACGTACCAGGGTAGGTGCACCTATAACATACACCATACACGATAAGGGTCTCTCAACCATGATCGACTGGAGAAACAAGGACATATACGGCCGTGACATACCTGCAAGGAACCGTGCACAGTGGTACAGGTTAAGGAAGTGGCAGAGGAAGATCAGGATCTCCGGTGCAACAGAAAGAAACCTTGCATTTGCACTGAGTGAACTCGACAGGGACTCTTCAAGGCTCGGCCTTCCAAGGAGCGTCAGGGAAGCAGCATCCGTTGTTTACAGGAACGCTGTGGAGAACAAGCTCATAAGGGGAAGGAGCATAGAGGGAGTGGTTGCAGCATCACTCTACGCAGCATGCAGAAGGTGCAACGTGCCCAGAACACTTGATGAAATCGCAGAGGTCTCCAGGGTCAGTAAAAAAGAAGTTGGAAGGACTTACAGGTTCCTGACACGTGAGTTAAAGATAAAGTTACCACCAACATCCCCTGTGGACTACGTTCCAAGGTTTGCAAGTGAACTGGGACTTTCAGGTGAGGTGCAGTCCAAGGCCATTGAAATAATTGAAAAAGCAATGGAAAAAGGATTGACCTCTGGAAGGGGACCTACAGGAGTTGCAGCAGCAGCCCTTTACATAGCATCAGTTCTACTGGGAGAAAGGAAAACCCAGAGGGATGTTGCAGATATTGCAGGGGTTACCGAGGTAACAATACGTAACAGGTACAAAGAGCTTACAGAACAGCTTGATATGGGTGTAACCTTATAG
- a CDS encoding H/ACA ribonucleoprotein complex subunit GAR1, giving the protein MKKLGKISHISNRGRVILRSDKTPGFGLAVFTEDKKKFGTVYDVFGPTKEPFISVKAYAKNPKNLENRVGETLYISSKPIKKWGRRKRRKK; this is encoded by the coding sequence ATGAAAAAACTGGGAAAAATCTCACATATCTCCAATAGAGGCCGCGTCATCTTAAGGTCTGACAAAACACCAGGTTTTGGATTAGCTGTTTTTACAGAAGATAAAAAGAAATTTGGCACTGTTTACGATGTATTCGGTCCTACAAAAGAGCCATTCATATCAGTGAAGGCGTATGCAAAAAATCCTAAAAATCTTGAGAACCGAGTTGGAGAGACCCTGTATATATCATCAAAACCTATTAAGAAGTGGGGGCGAAGGAAACGAAGGAAAAAATGA
- a CDS encoding UPF0104 family protein, whose product MQTSYEFIHEHKWEIVITFIIGAFIIFLISFAVGLDDIIDVLSHSNLQIICLALILELFLILAWTLRWSLILDVVDHSPGFKDLFLMMFTSLFGNNITPGAAGGEPLRAYLVSKFENIPFDLAFVSASADRVFEFFPFLLVSLFAIYLIFTWNISTVSAVALSILILVTMTFFGILIYVGINKDIAQKIIIRIARSVYPFFSRISKKEVTFAYVKEKLTYYIERFTTGFLTVLQDHKIFALGLGISFGMWGIDVVRMYLCFVAVGSYPPFVPMVIIYSIALLVTILPTLPGALGLREGVMVGLFLVVGVPADVVLAASLIDRVVSYLMPTAVGALTTVYYGNLLKKKDSSST is encoded by the coding sequence ATGCAGACGAGTTATGAATTCATCCATGAACATAAATGGGAGATCGTAATCACATTTATCATTGGAGCATTCATAATCTTTTTAATATCATTCGCAGTTGGATTAGACGATATAATTGATGTTTTAAGTCATTCTAACCTTCAAATAATATGTTTAGCATTGATACTGGAGTTATTTCTAATTTTAGCATGGACCCTGCGCTGGTCACTGATCCTGGATGTTGTGGATCACTCCCCAGGATTCAAGGATCTCTTTTTAATGATGTTCACAAGCCTCTTTGGAAACAACATAACACCTGGAGCTGCAGGTGGCGAACCATTGAGGGCTTACCTTGTGAGCAAGTTTGAAAATATTCCATTTGACCTTGCATTTGTATCTGCAAGTGCTGATCGGGTTTTTGAATTTTTCCCCTTTCTTCTGGTTTCATTATTTGCAATCTACCTCATATTCACCTGGAACATTTCAACAGTCAGTGCGGTTGCCCTGAGCATACTCATACTCGTCACCATGACCTTCTTTGGGATTCTCATATACGTTGGAATCAACAAGGACATTGCCCAGAAGATCATAATCAGAATTGCACGTTCAGTTTACCCATTCTTCAGCAGGATCAGCAAGAAGGAAGTGACCTTTGCATACGTAAAGGAAAAACTGACCTATTACATTGAAAGGTTCACAACCGGCTTTTTAACCGTTCTTCAGGACCATAAAATCTTTGCATTGGGCCTTGGGATATCCTTTGGAATGTGGGGAATAGATGTGGTTCGTATGTACCTCTGCTTCGTGGCAGTTGGTTCGTACCCTCCCTTCGTGCCCATGGTGATTATATACAGCATCGCCCTCCTTGTAACCATACTTCCAACCCTTCCTGGAGCCCTTGGACTTCGTGAAGGCGTTATGGTCGGGCTTTTTTTGGTGGTTGGCGTTCCTGCAGATGTAGTATTGGCTGCAAGCCTCATAGATCGTGTTGTAAGCTATTTAATGCCCACAGCGGTTGGTGCTCTTACAACAGTTTATTACGGAAACTTATTAAAAAAGAAAGATTCATCCAGTACTTAG
- a CDS encoding RraA family protein yields the protein MVGKELSAESLLKNFSKELALSKLWNSLVTTSNLSDALRHVAGENGVLTGVKPVKEGLRIMGKATTVETASDDWGTVIQGIYAAKRGDVLVIKCSADDPAVWGEMASSTAQKRGVVGTVIHGSARDISGIKTLNYPVFSRDIIPNAGDAKAEGRLNVPVKCGKTTVNPGDFIMGDECGVVCVPQSILEDVFREAFSIVDNEDEIVAKIKKGSSFLEILGIDK from the coding sequence ATGGTAGGAAAAGAACTTTCAGCAGAGTCCCTATTGAAAAATTTTTCAAAAGAATTGGCCCTATCAAAACTTTGGAACTCCCTTGTAACAACTTCAAATCTGTCAGATGCTTTGAGGCATGTTGCAGGAGAAAACGGAGTTCTTACAGGAGTTAAACCTGTTAAAGAGGGTTTAAGAATAATGGGAAAAGCCACAACCGTTGAAACTGCTTCTGACGATTGGGGAACAGTTATACAGGGAATATATGCAGCTAAAAGGGGAGATGTTCTGGTTATAAAATGCAGTGCCGATGATCCTGCAGTTTGGGGAGAAATGGCATCAAGTACTGCTCAGAAGAGAGGTGTAGTTGGGACAGTTATCCATGGATCAGCACGGGACATTTCAGGAATCAAAACCCTCAATTACCCAGTGTTCTCCAGGGACATCATACCAAATGCAGGTGATGCAAAGGCTGAAGGACGTTTAAATGTTCCAGTGAAATGTGGAAAGACCACTGTGAATCCTGGAGACTTTATAATGGGTGATGAATGTGGTGTGGTTTGTGTGCCACAGAGTATCCTTGAAGATGTCTTCAGAGAAGCCTTCAGCATAGTGGACAACGAGGATGAGATCGTTGCAAAAATAAAGAAGGGTTCTTCATTCCTAGAGATACTTGGAATAGATAAGTAG
- a CDS encoding DUF211 domain-containing protein, which produces MAKGLIRIVLDILKPHEPNIPSFAKFLSELGGVDGVNITLMEIDKETENVKVTMQGDDLNFQEISDAIEQYGGSIHSVDEVVAGKKLIEEVTTPQD; this is translated from the coding sequence GTGGCAAAAGGCCTTATAAGAATAGTTCTGGACATATTAAAACCGCACGAACCAAACATCCCCTCTTTTGCAAAGTTTTTAAGTGAGTTAGGTGGTGTTGACGGGGTTAACATCACACTTATGGAAATAGACAAGGAAACAGAGAATGTTAAAGTCACTATGCAGGGTGATGACCTGAACTTCCAGGAGATAAGCGATGCAATAGAACAGTACGGTGGCTCAATACACAGTGTTGATGAGGTTGTTGCAGGTAAAAAACTTATTGAAGAAGTTACAACTCCTCAAGATTGA
- a CDS encoding toprim domain-containing protein: MSFRRLSCIIEELKICVEEGMPILIEGRKDEKALKKLGINGNFIKVSGSGLKLFEIAEMAAKSSSKVIILTDFDKKGDELAKRLSEDIQSLGSHPDLSIRRKIRGITRKYIKDIESLPKHMDQLELEERPR, encoded by the coding sequence ATGAGTTTTAGAAGATTGTCCTGTATAATAGAAGAACTCAAAATCTGCGTTGAAGAGGGAATGCCCATACTGATCGAAGGAAGAAAAGATGAAAAAGCTTTAAAAAAACTTGGTATCAATGGTAACTTTATAAAAGTCTCGGGTTCAGGCCTTAAATTATTCGAAATAGCCGAGATGGCTGCAAAGTCATCTTCAAAAGTCATAATATTAACAGACTTTGATAAAAAAGGTGATGAACTTGCCAAGAGACTTTCAGAGGACATACAAAGTCTTGGTTCCCATCCTGACCTTAGTATAAGGCGCAAAATCAGGGGAATCACAAGGAAGTATATAAAGGACATTGAGAGTCTTCCAAAACACATGGATCAGCTGGAACTCGAAGAACGCCCAAGATGA
- the dnaG gene encoding DNA primase DnaG, protein MGKEEISTTKYLIHAQINANGIVEKPDVVGAIFGQTEGLLSNDLDLRELQKTGRIGRIKVNINSKAGRSKGEIVIPSSLDRVETAILAASLETINRVGPCEAYIQVSKVEDVRAVKRRRVVDRAKELYKGMMEEVTPESLKMIEEVKEAMRIHEIMDYGDEKLPSGPNVISSDAILVVEGRADVLNLLKYGVKNAIAVEGVSVPKAVAELTKTKTVTAFLDGDRGGDLILKELLQVGEIDYVTRAPRGKEVEDLSKDEVMVALRDKIPVEQIYQDVGVKVEKVEQQKAGDKITLLKEILNELEGTGNAEILDDAMNILKEVKVENLYEELKIVNNTTYAVVFDGVVSQRLIDIAKDKGLKYIVAVRMSEVVKKPGPIKVITK, encoded by the coding sequence ATGGGAAAAGAAGAAATAAGCACAACTAAATATCTTATTCACGCTCAAATAAATGCTAACGGTATTGTGGAAAAGCCAGACGTTGTCGGAGCAATCTTCGGACAGACAGAGGGACTTTTAAGCAATGATCTTGATTTAAGGGAATTACAAAAAACAGGGAGAATAGGAAGGATAAAGGTCAACATAAACTCCAAAGCAGGCCGTTCCAAGGGAGAAATAGTCATCCCTTCAAGCCTTGACAGGGTTGAAACTGCAATCCTGGCAGCATCACTTGAAACAATAAACAGGGTGGGGCCATGTGAAGCTTACATTCAGGTTTCCAAGGTTGAAGATGTCAGGGCAGTTAAAAGGCGAAGGGTTGTTGACAGGGCCAAGGAACTGTACAAAGGAATGATGGAAGAGGTAACACCAGAAAGCCTTAAAATGATAGAGGAAGTTAAGGAAGCCATGAGGATCCATGAAATAATGGATTATGGGGATGAAAAGCTTCCATCTGGTCCAAATGTCATAAGTTCCGATGCGATACTGGTTGTTGAAGGAAGGGCTGATGTTTTAAACCTCCTTAAATATGGGGTTAAAAATGCAATAGCTGTTGAAGGAGTGAGTGTTCCAAAGGCAGTTGCAGAACTAACCAAAACCAAAACAGTCACCGCATTCCTTGATGGGGATAGGGGTGGAGACCTCATACTCAAAGAACTGCTCCAGGTAGGGGAAATCGACTACGTTACCCGAGCTCCAAGGGGTAAAGAAGTTGAAGATCTGAGCAAAGACGAGGTAATGGTGGCTTTAAGGGATAAAATACCTGTCGAACAGATCTACCAGGATGTGGGCGTTAAGGTTGAGAAGGTTGAACAGCAAAAAGCCGGTGACAAAATAACCCTTTTAAAGGAAATTCTTAATGAACTGGAAGGAACTGGAAATGCCGAGATTCTCGATGATGCAATGAACATCCTCAAGGAAGTTAAAGTTGAAAATCTCTACGAGGAACTTAAAATTGTGAACAACACCACATACGCAGTTGTATTCGATGGTGTGGTAAGCCAGAGATTGATAGACATTGCAAAGGATAAGGGCTTGAAGTACATAGTTGCAGTCAGAATGAGTGAAGTTGTGAAAAAACCAGGCCCAATAAAGGTTATAACCAAGTAA
- a CDS encoding ATP-binding protein → MYVNMKKEFLKDFETTEDILIPKDPLERVIGHEDIIKFVKIAAKQRRNLLLVGPPGIGKSLIAQAISFHLAEPQEEVTVVHNPERPERPFVEVKNRKEMETQQKNLERAEGDLVSPQDVPDAVAERLGFLCANCGSYNNAYQSICPSCGADKYAHINARRKHLGDLLGMFEMNSGAINIPQERVTTTRMLNGREEVVIYERVDGDRIRVLDQHALERRRVMVEEKPKNVIVPLERKLFIQATGASETELLGDVRHDPYGGHPDLGTQPYERVVPGAIHEAHEGVLFVDEIVHIAPLQRYILSAMQDKVFPIVGRNPQSAGSSVKVSDVPCDFIFVGACNIRDVQYILPPLRSRIQGEGYEILMKTTMPDTDENQSKIAQFVAQEIEMDGKIPHATRRAVEILMGDARRRAKVIDDQRNALTLRLRDLGGVVRMAGDMAVMEGSNLIEEKHMLFAIENAVSIEDQILRRYSSFQNAMEKDLSSSQHMGGGKDGSPNENVDRSYM, encoded by the coding sequence ATGTATGTTAACATGAAAAAGGAATTTTTAAAGGATTTTGAAACAACAGAAGACATACTTATACCTAAAGATCCACTGGAACGAGTGATAGGCCATGAAGACATTATAAAATTCGTTAAAATTGCTGCAAAACAGAGAAGAAATCTTCTTCTTGTTGGGCCGCCAGGAATAGGCAAATCTTTAATAGCCCAAGCCATATCCTTCCATCTTGCAGAACCCCAGGAAGAAGTCACAGTTGTCCACAACCCTGAAAGGCCTGAAAGGCCCTTTGTTGAGGTTAAAAATAGAAAAGAGATGGAAACCCAGCAAAAAAATCTTGAAAGGGCAGAAGGTGATCTTGTGAGTCCGCAGGATGTGCCCGATGCAGTTGCAGAAAGGTTAGGATTTCTCTGTGCCAACTGTGGAAGTTACAACAACGCTTATCAGAGTATATGTCCAAGCTGTGGTGCAGATAAGTACGCCCATATAAATGCAAGGAGAAAGCATTTAGGAGACCTCCTTGGCATGTTTGAGATGAACTCTGGTGCAATAAACATTCCCCAGGAAAGGGTTACAACAACGCGCATGCTCAATGGACGGGAAGAAGTTGTGATCTACGAACGTGTTGACGGTGACAGAATAAGGGTATTGGATCAGCACGCCCTTGAGAGGAGGAGGGTGATGGTTGAGGAAAAACCCAAAAACGTCATAGTGCCCCTTGAAAGGAAACTGTTTATACAGGCAACCGGTGCCAGTGAAACAGAACTCCTAGGTGATGTAAGGCATGATCCCTATGGAGGGCACCCTGACCTTGGAACTCAACCCTATGAACGGGTTGTACCCGGTGCGATACACGAGGCACATGAAGGTGTTCTTTTTGTAGATGAAATAGTTCACATAGCACCCCTGCAGCGTTACATATTAAGTGCGATGCAGGATAAAGTCTTTCCGATAGTTGGAAGAAATCCCCAGAGTGCTGGAAGTTCAGTTAAAGTTTCTGATGTGCCTTGTGACTTCATATTCGTTGGGGCCTGCAACATACGGGATGTGCAGTACATACTCCCACCACTGCGCTCAAGAATTCAAGGTGAAGGCTATGAAATTCTCATGAAAACCACCATGCCAGACACCGATGAGAACCAATCAAAAATAGCTCAATTCGTTGCCCAGGAAATAGAGATGGATGGAAAGATACCCCACGCAACCAGGAGAGCAGTTGAAATATTAATGGGAGATGCAAGAAGAAGGGCAAAGGTTATCGATGATCAGCGTAACGCTTTAACTTTAAGACTTCGTGATCTTGGAGGAGTTGTGCGGATGGCCGGAGATATGGCTGTGATGGAGGGCAGTAACCTCATAGAAGAAAAGCACATGTTGTTTGCCATAGAAAATGCTGTTTCCATTGAGGATCAGATCCTGAGGAGATACAGTTCCTTTCAAAATGCTATGGAAAAGGATCTATCCAGTTCTCAACATATGGGTGGTGGAAAGGATGGTTCTCCCAATGAGAATGTTGACAGAAGTTACATGTAA
- the xerA gene encoding site-specific tyrosine recombinase/integron integrase gives MSPYPNQHWRSSEGGPANLERSIAGESGYLLRENILDAFDFPEMIEDYLIELEIRNYSQNTIKTYKSIITNFYRFLLKEKDLHDERLVLRAFKRYIRHLKRDKDVSQNYIYLVTVVVKKFFEFGGIGVLKDVKTPKRTKSLPKSLNEEEVQRLIHAMDGSSNGSTHHSEFLKLRNKVILALLYSSGLRVSELVTLRTDSVDLHERTLRIRGKGEKDRIVLFDDETKEMLEGYLTKRSCNSEYLFVNRSGNHLTPRYIQMMIKDYAKAAGIKKRVTPHILRHSFATHLLKNGVDIRAIQQLLGHSNLSTTQIYTSVDMHTLKDVYDRAKN, from the coding sequence ATGAGTCCTTACCCAAATCAACACTGGAGAAGTTCTGAGGGGGGTCCTGCAAATTTGGAAAGATCCATTGCAGGCGAATCTGGTTACCTCCTGAGGGAGAATATACTGGATGCATTTGACTTTCCAGAGATGATAGAGGATTACCTCATTGAACTGGAGATAAGGAACTACTCACAGAACACCATAAAAACCTACAAATCAATAATAACCAATTTTTACAGATTTTTATTAAAAGAAAAAGATTTGCACGATGAAAGACTTGTTTTAAGAGCATTTAAGAGGTACATAAGGCACCTTAAGAGGGATAAAGATGTTTCCCAGAATTACATATACCTAGTGACGGTTGTTGTGAAAAAGTTCTTTGAATTTGGGGGTATAGGTGTACTTAAAGATGTTAAAACCCCAAAAAGAACAAAATCCCTCCCTAAATCTCTTAATGAAGAGGAAGTGCAGCGACTGATACATGCTATGGATGGGAGTTCCAACGGTTCAACCCATCATTCAGAGTTTTTGAAACTCAGAAACAAAGTTATATTGGCTCTTTTATATTCTTCAGGCCTCAGGGTTTCTGAACTTGTAACCCTCCGTACAGACAGTGTTGATCTTCACGAGAGAACCCTGAGAATAAGGGGTAAAGGTGAAAAAGATAGAATAGTCCTCTTTGATGATGAGACAAAGGAAATGCTTGAGGGTTACCTAACTAAAAGGAGTTGCAACAGTGAATACCTTTTTGTCAATCGTTCAGGAAACCATTTAACTCCCCGCTACATTCAGATGATGATAAAGGACTATGCAAAAGCTGCAGGTATTAAAAAAAGGGTAACGCCTCACATATTACGCCATTCATTTGCAACCCATCTCCTGAAAAATGGGGTGGATATAAGGGCCATACAACAACTTCTTGGCCACTCAAACCTGAGCACAACTCAGATCTACACCAGTGTGGACATGCACACCCTTAAAGATGTTTACGACAGGGCAAAAAATTGA
- a CDS encoding MFS transporter, with protein MENEKFKQTRDTLKSNAWKFIILLGFVSLFSDMTYEGARSITGPFLAVLGASAVTVAFVSGFGELVGYLLRFFSGYLSDKTRRYWTITIVGYIVNLLAVPLLALAGSWEIAAVLLITERLGKAIRTPARDVMLSHATSRVGRGWGFGIHEAMDQTGAILGPLIVALVLAFHGSYRTGFAVLLIPAILAITVLILSRFLYPKPQDMESSRPQFDTKGFKKTYWIYIAGVALLAAGFADFPLVAYHFQDQNIVAGAMIPIFYAVAMGVDAIAALIFGKLFDRTGVSIMMVVAIVSSLFAPLVFLGGFYTALIGVALWGVGMGAQESIMRAAVALMAPTERRGVAYGAFNTIYGISWFAGSMVMGLLYGVSLIYLVVFSMVMQLASIPLFFTLKRFKAPSPP; from the coding sequence ATGGAAAATGAAAAATTTAAGCAAACAAGAGATACTTTAAAATCCAATGCATGGAAGTTTATCATACTCCTTGGATTTGTGAGTTTATTCTCTGATATGACTTATGAAGGGGCTAGAAGTATTACAGGTCCATTCCTGGCAGTTTTAGGGGCCAGTGCAGTGACTGTGGCTTTCGTATCTGGCTTTGGTGAACTTGTGGGTTACCTCCTCAGATTTTTCTCAGGATACCTCAGCGATAAAACCAGACGCTACTGGACAATAACAATCGTTGGATATATTGTAAACCTCCTTGCAGTACCTCTTCTGGCACTTGCAGGTAGTTGGGAAATTGCAGCAGTGCTTTTAATAACTGAAAGGCTTGGAAAAGCCATAAGAACACCTGCAAGGGATGTAATGTTATCCCATGCAACCTCCAGGGTTGGAAGAGGGTGGGGCTTTGGGATACATGAAGCCATGGACCAAACAGGTGCCATACTTGGACCACTCATCGTTGCACTTGTTCTGGCTTTCCATGGAAGCTACAGAACAGGATTTGCAGTACTATTAATACCTGCAATCCTCGCAATAACCGTACTCATCCTTTCTCGCTTTCTTTATCCTAAACCTCAGGATATGGAATCAAGCAGACCTCAATTTGACACAAAAGGATTTAAGAAAACTTACTGGATATACATTGCAGGCGTTGCGCTGCTTGCAGCAGGATTTGCAGATTTTCCCCTTGTTGCCTACCACTTCCAGGACCAAAACATAGTTGCAGGGGCCATGATACCCATATTTTACGCCGTTGCAATGGGAGTGGATGCAATTGCAGCACTGATATTTGGAAAGCTCTTTGACAGGACAGGAGTTTCAATCATGATGGTTGTTGCCATCGTATCATCTCTCTTTGCACCTCTAGTCTTTCTTGGAGGATTCTACACCGCACTAATTGGAGTGGCACTATGGGGTGTTGGTATGGGTGCTCAGGAATCAATAATGAGGGCAGCAGTTGCACTCATGGCACCAACTGAGAGAAGAGGAGTTGCCTACGGAGCTTTCAACACCATCTATGGAATTTCATGGTTTGCAGGAAGTATGGTCATGGGACTGCTCTACGGAGTGTCCCTTATATATCTCGTTGTTTTTTCAATGGTTATGCAGCTGGCATCTATCCCTTTGTTCTTCACCTTAAAGAGATTCAAGGCTCCAAGTCCACCATAA